The Chamaesiphon minutus PCC 6605 DNA window ATACCCTCGCAGCCATCCCCTGCGATCTAATTTTGCTGGAGATCGGTCGAACGGGTAGTGGATTGCAACTGTTGGCGCAGCTCAAACAGGGCGAGTGGCGACACCTTCCCGTCCTAATCTTGGCAGCACCCGATCGCATGGATCTGGTGCTGCGAGGGATTGAGATCGGCGCAGCAGACTATCTGACTAAGCCGTTTCAGTCGGTGTTACTTCAGACTAAGATCGCGGCTTGTCTGGAGCTACAGCGGCGGCAGGGACAGGATGAGAGCTTCGATAGTCTGTTTGAAAATGCGCCAGTCGGCGTTTATCAAGCGACGGTTACAGGGTGCTATCGGCGGGTGAATCCGGCTTTAGTCGAACTGCTGGGATACCCCGATGCAGAGACACTGATGGCGATGGTGACAGATATTGCCGACCGCATTTATGTCGATCGCAATCGCTATGCGGATTTCAAAACGATGTTAGCAGAACACGATCGGGTGACTGGATTTGAGTATCAAGCATATCGCTATGATGGCGACCCCATCTGGATTGCGGAGCACGCTCGCGCTGTCCGCGATCGGGAGGGGAAGTTAGTGGCTTATGAAGGCATTGTCGAGGAAATCTCCCAACGCAAGTTAGCTGAAGCCGCGCTCCAGCCACAATTAGCGGCGTTGCAACTCGAACTCGCCAATATTAAGCTCACCCAACAGGTGGCGGAGATCGTCCAAACTGATTATTTTCAGCAGTTACAGCCCAATGGTGAAGCCTCGATCGCTGGCGGAGCCACGCCGATGGAGGATCGAGATTCTAGCTTGCAATCGTCTCTACCGCTCAAGGTGCTGTTGGTTGAAGATAATGAATTGAATTCTGATATGCTCTCGCGGCGGCTGCAACGTGCTGGCTATGCTGTGGTGGTTGCCAGCGATGGTGCTGAGGGTGTGGCGAAGGCGATCTCGGAACTACCAGATCTGATTCTGATGGATATCAGTTTGCCGATTCTAGATGGGTGGGAGGCAACTCAACAGATCAAGGCGAACGCCCAGACTGCGCGGATTCCGATTATTGCTTTGACGGCACATGCGATGGCTGGCGATCGAGAGAAGGCGTTGGCGGCGGGTTGTAATGATTATGATACTAAGCCAGTGGAGTTACCTCGGTTGTTGGGCAAAATTGAAGGTTGTTTGAAGCGATCGATCTCTAATTAAGGTGAGTTCGGGATCTGTGCCAATACGGTTCGGTTAAGAACCAATCGTGAGTTAATTACTTCGGTTTAGGTTGAAATCCCCCTGTCTTGTCTCCCTAATCCGTCGGGGAACCCGACGTTGGCGCAGCCACTCCAAAGGAGTTACGGGAGCCGCTAAATCCCCCTTAAAAAGGGGGACTTCCGGATCTGGTTCCCCCCTTTGAAAGGGGGGTTAGGGGGGATTTAGATCTCAAGCGAAGCTAACCAAACCGTATTGGGATCTGTGCTCCGTTCCAGTACCGCACTCGATTGAAATCGGTGCTAGTAGTACAAAGTCCGCCTACGCGGACTAATTAATGTCAGTCCGCGTAGGCGGACTTTGCATCATGAGCCACGATTTCAATCGTAGGCATTTTCTTTTCAACACCACTAGCAGTTAGACATCATGACTATTTGGTTGGTAATTTATCAAAACTTAATTCCAGAATTCATCACCACCGTGATGATGATTTGCGGCGGCATCGGATCGAATCCTGCTTTGATTTGCTCCTACTCGATCGTTTGCACATTCCTACTCAGAGTTATTTGGCATATTTCAATCTTAATTCATGGCTTGGGTCATGTCTTGTCGATCGTTATTATCGACCGAGATCCATCTTTCATCAACACTACTAACATCCTCGAACATCGAACTCTATCAGCTATATTTAGATCCTTAATTCCCTTTGCACCGATATTTGTACCATCGATCGAGAACTCAGATTACCCTTGGGTTGATGTTGGTCGATCGACTTCTACTTCGATTCGATTCAAGGCATTGGGTGGCATCTTATTTAATGGAATTGCGGTGGGATTGGTACCGTTAGCAAATTCTTTAATTATGAGTATCGATCGCCATCCAGATGAATTTATCGTTGGGTTTGTAATTAACACTTTTGTAGGTGCCAATCTTTTAGTTATTTTTAGTTCGCTGTCGGATCTGGTGGCGGTGGTGACGGGTGAGGCGACTTGTTTTAACTGCGGCAATTTTGGGTTTGTTGGCAAACGATTGGTGAGTGACGATCGATCGTTGCTACCAGCAAGAGTTATCGATATTTTCAAAACAATGGGCTGCGAAACTGAAATTCGGGGCGAACAAGCTGGTGGCGGGGTGGTGTTTGCCCAGGATCGAGCCGATCGAGTGGTATTTGTCGGGACAAAGGTAGTCAATCGCAAGCGACAAAATTTAACCCAATCTCTAGAAGCGGCGTTTGCTCCGGTGCGAAATCAAGCGATGCGGGCTGGTGCCCAGGCTGTGGATGCGGCGATCGTTGGGGTTTGGCACTATCGTTATGCTACGAGTAGTCTCCCGGCAATTGTCGAGACTCATTGGCATGAGTGGATGCCCGCTAGAACTGCTGCTGTGTGGAGATTCGATCGGGGAAAATGGGTGGGCGATCGCCAAACGGTAAACCACCGGATTACCCATAATGGGGATTTTGATGCTTGGGTGCTGTTTGGCGATCCGATCGAGAATGCCGATCTGGGTTTATGGCTCGAACGGGTGTTACATACGCCGAATTCGACGCTGGGCGACTCGCCGAAGATTGCGGGGATGATGGATTTATTAATTACCCAGGGGATGTGGGGTGCTTCGTTGCGACTGGC harbors:
- a CDS encoding response regulator translates to MEDRDSSLQSSLPLKVLLVEDNELNSDMLSRRLQRAGYAVVVASDGAEGVAKAISELPDLILMDISLPILDGWEATQQIKANAQTARIPIIALTAHAMAGDREKALAAGCNDYDTKPVELPRLLGKIEGCLKRSISN